A genomic window from Streptomyces sp. MST-110588 includes:
- a CDS encoding TetR/AcrR family transcriptional regulator — translation MPRQADHDQRRRQIAEAVWRLACRRGLEDVTLRQVAAEAEVSVRLVQYYFGNRDGLLLTSLEILNADAGKQARERIEAAEDEPTPYTLVRGVLLEMLPLDEERRTRHLVYAAYFVRFLTDENLAAVARDAPPEMERLVAGLIVQGQEAGQVPPEIDPEPEAELLLAAAEGLQTGVLLGQRTPEQAVALLDHQLDRVFPGVRAAGG, via the coding sequence ATGCCCCGACAGGCCGATCACGACCAGCGCCGCCGCCAGATCGCCGAAGCCGTCTGGCGGCTGGCCTGCCGGCGCGGCCTGGAAGACGTCACCCTGCGGCAGGTGGCGGCCGAGGCCGAAGTCTCCGTACGCCTGGTCCAGTACTACTTCGGCAACCGCGACGGGCTGCTGCTGACCTCGCTGGAAATCCTCAACGCCGACGCCGGGAAGCAGGCCCGTGAGCGCATCGAAGCCGCCGAGGACGAGCCGACCCCGTACACGCTCGTTCGGGGAGTCCTGCTGGAGATGCTGCCGCTGGACGAGGAGCGGCGGACCCGGCATCTGGTCTACGCCGCGTACTTCGTACGTTTCCTGACCGACGAGAACCTCGCCGCGGTGGCCCGGGACGCCCCGCCCGAGATGGAGAGGCTGGTCGCCGGCCTGATCGTCCAAGGCCAGGAGGCGGGCCAGGTGCCGCCGGAGATCGACCCGGAGCCCGAGGCCGAACTGCTGCTGGCCGCCGCCGAGGGCCTGCAGACCGGCGTCCTGCTCGGCCAGCGGACTCCTGAGCAGGCCGTGGCGCTGCTCGACCACCAGCTCGACCGGGTCTTTCCGGGCGTACGGGCGGCCGGCGGATAG
- the yaaA gene encoding peroxide stress protein YaaA has product MLVLLPPSEGKAAGGAGAPLDTGSLSLPDLTPARETVLAELVELCAADESKAREVLGLSEGLRGEVAKNAALREAGTRPAGEIYTGVLYDALGLATLDAKARHLAEASLLVFSGLWGAVRITDRIPSYRCSMGVKLPGLGALGAYWRTPMAEVMPRAAGSGLVLDLRSAAYATAWKPKGEVAGRTATVRVLHARTVDGVEKRSVVSHFNKATKGRLVRDLLTAGCTPAGPAELVEALRELGYVVEAQAPGKSGKAWALDVVVREL; this is encoded by the coding sequence GTGCTCGTGCTGCTGCCGCCGTCCGAAGGGAAGGCCGCCGGAGGGGCCGGCGCCCCGCTGGACACGGGCTCGCTGTCGCTGCCGGACCTGACGCCGGCTCGCGAGACGGTGCTGGCGGAGCTGGTCGAGCTGTGTGCGGCGGACGAGTCCAAGGCGCGTGAGGTCCTCGGGCTGAGCGAGGGGCTCAGGGGCGAGGTCGCCAAGAACGCCGCGCTGCGCGAGGCCGGGACGCGGCCGGCCGGGGAGATCTACACGGGGGTGCTCTACGACGCGCTGGGGCTCGCGACGCTGGACGCCAAGGCGCGGCACCTGGCCGAAGCCTCGCTGCTGGTCTTCTCCGGGCTGTGGGGCGCGGTACGGATCACGGACCGGATCCCCTCCTACCGGTGCTCGATGGGTGTGAAGCTGCCGGGTCTGGGTGCGCTGGGCGCGTACTGGCGGACGCCGATGGCCGAGGTGATGCCGCGGGCCGCCGGGTCCGGGCTGGTGCTGGACCTGCGGTCGGCGGCGTACGCGACGGCCTGGAAGCCCAAGGGCGAGGTCGCGGGGCGTACGGCGACGGTGCGGGTGCTGCACGCCAGGACCGTGGACGGGGTGGAGAAGCGCTCGGTGGTCAGCCACTTCAACAAGGCGACCAAGGGGCGGCTGGTGCGTGACCTGCTGACGGCGGGGTGCACGCCGGCCGGACCGGCCGAGCTGGTGGAGGCGCTGCGCGAGCTGGGTTACGTGGTGGAGGCGCAGGCCCCGGGCAAGAGCGGCAAGGCGTGGGCGCTGGACGTGGTGGTGCGCGAGCTGTGA
- a CDS encoding RNB domain-containing ribonuclease, with the protein MPRRHIHVTDAAEAPLSAALRRLRMRLDVHGEFPATARAEAESAAHHPRLPTAGAAHAPDTTHAPAATPHIPAASRAPEIPHAAETADATDLPFFTIDPPGSMDLDQAMFLCRRPGGGFRVHYAIADVAAFVTPGGALDAEAHHRVRTLYFPDERVPLHPQVLSEDAASLLPDQDRPAVLWQLDLDAYGALQATSVRRALVRSRARLDYAGVQRALDSGRAEEPLALLRTIGLFREELEVARGGISLNVPEQEIIEHNGGYTLEYRAPLPAEGWNAQISLLTGMAAAELMLASGTGILRTLPTAPDGAVARLRRTAHALGIDWPPHTSYAALIRTLNPRGAAHAAFLQECTTLLRGAGYTVFDGTPPAPADALHAAVAAPYAHTTAPLRRLVDRYTGELCLAASAGTEPPQWVRGALPGLPAEMAAGDRLAGQVERECVDLVEAALMRDRVGELFDAYVIDVQEKNPGHGTVHIDNPAVVGRLEADPAGPPLPLGHRLRVRLAAADPGYAPVRFIPA; encoded by the coding sequence ATGCCCCGTCGTCATATCCATGTGACCGACGCAGCCGAGGCCCCCCTGAGCGCGGCGCTGCGCCGGCTGCGCATGAGACTGGACGTGCACGGGGAGTTCCCGGCCACGGCACGGGCCGAGGCCGAGAGCGCCGCCCACCACCCGCGCCTCCCCACGGCCGGGGCCGCCCACGCACCGGACACCACCCACGCACCCGCCGCCACCCCCCACATCCCCGCCGCCTCCCGCGCCCCCGAGATCCCACACGCCGCGGAGACCGCCGACGCCACCGACCTCCCCTTCTTCACCATCGATCCCCCCGGCTCGATGGACCTGGACCAGGCGATGTTCCTCTGCCGGCGCCCCGGCGGCGGCTTCCGCGTGCACTACGCCATCGCCGACGTCGCCGCCTTCGTCACCCCGGGCGGCGCCCTGGACGCCGAGGCCCACCACCGCGTACGGACCCTGTACTTCCCCGACGAGCGCGTGCCGCTGCACCCCCAGGTCCTGAGCGAGGACGCCGCCAGTCTGCTGCCCGACCAGGACCGTCCGGCCGTCCTGTGGCAGCTCGACCTGGACGCGTACGGAGCGCTGCAAGCCACCTCCGTACGCCGCGCCCTCGTACGCTCCCGGGCCCGGCTGGACTACGCGGGCGTACAGCGGGCCCTGGACTCCGGGAGGGCGGAGGAGCCGCTGGCCCTGCTGCGCACCATCGGCCTCTTCCGCGAGGAGCTGGAGGTGGCCCGGGGCGGCATCTCGCTCAACGTGCCCGAACAGGAGATCATCGAGCACAACGGCGGCTACACGCTCGAATACCGCGCCCCGCTCCCCGCCGAGGGCTGGAACGCGCAGATCTCCCTCCTGACCGGCATGGCCGCCGCCGAACTCATGCTGGCCTCCGGCACCGGCATCCTGCGTACGCTGCCCACCGCCCCGGACGGCGCGGTCGCCCGGCTGCGCCGTACCGCCCACGCCCTGGGCATCGACTGGCCTCCGCACACCTCCTACGCCGCCCTGATCCGCACCCTGAACCCGCGCGGCGCGGCCCATGCCGCCTTCCTCCAGGAGTGCACCACCTTGCTGCGCGGCGCCGGCTACACCGTCTTCGACGGCACCCCGCCCGCCCCCGCCGACGCCCTGCACGCCGCGGTCGCCGCCCCCTACGCCCACACCACCGCTCCGCTGCGGCGCCTGGTGGACCGCTACACCGGTGAACTGTGCCTGGCCGCCTCGGCCGGCACCGAGCCGCCGCAGTGGGTCCGCGGCGCGCTGCCCGGGCTGCCCGCCGAGATGGCGGCGGGCGACCGGCTGGCCGGCCAGGTCGAGCGGGAGTGCGTCGACCTGGTCGAGGCCGCGCTGATGAGGGACCGTGTCGGGGAGCTCTTCGACGCGTACGTCATCGACGTACAGGAGAAGAATCCGGGCCACGGAACGGTCCACATCGACAACCCCGCCGTCGTCGGCCGCCTCGAAGCCGACCCCGCCGGACCGCCGCTGCCGCTGGGCCACCGTCTGCGCGTACGCCTGGCCGCCGCCGACCCCGGCTACGCCCCGGTCCGCTTCATCCCGGCCTGA
- a CDS encoding CsbD family protein, with translation MTGQHKAAAKTEQAKGAAKEAAGRAVGNESRTAEGRAEKAKGNLRQAAEKAKDAFKH, from the coding sequence ATGACCGGGCAGCACAAGGCCGCCGCCAAGACCGAGCAGGCCAAGGGCGCCGCGAAGGAAGCCGCCGGACGCGCGGTCGGCAACGAGAGCCGGACCGCCGAGGGGCGTGCCGAGAAGGCCAAGGGCAATCTGCGCCAGGCCGCCGAAAAGGCCAAGGACGCCTTCAAGCACTAG
- a CDS encoding peptidase, translating into MRRAASRTALGALLATGTLLVAALQTGTAGAATASSATGSAGAAGATPPAATAPSHTFSPADRSRAAAFWTAERMRRATPLDLLTVTPEATRERVPRGTPLTSGPTRPARSTSSKAASFPQPGGPWTDDGAVEYTVGRVFFTYQGRTASCSGDAVTSANKSTVLTAGHCVKLNGSWHTDWVFVPGYHDGQAPYGRWTASKTLSTPQWTASENINYDIGAAVVAPAGGNRLTDVVGGQGVAFNTGYNKPMYAFGYPAAAPYDGTKLIYCSGNTMKDPLFSTDHGMACNMTGGSSGGPWFTDFDESAGAGLQSSVNSFGYTFLPNRMFGPYFGDDAKNLYNEAQSS; encoded by the coding sequence CTGCGGCGCGCCGCGTCCCGTACGGCCCTCGGAGCCCTGCTGGCCACCGGCACCCTGCTCGTCGCGGCCCTCCAGACCGGCACGGCCGGCGCCGCGACCGCCTCCTCGGCCACCGGGAGCGCCGGGGCCGCGGGTGCCACTCCCCCGGCCGCCACCGCGCCGTCCCATACGTTCTCCCCTGCCGACCGGTCCCGGGCCGCCGCCTTCTGGACCGCCGAGCGGATGCGCCGGGCCACGCCCCTGGACCTGCTCACCGTGACCCCCGAGGCCACCCGGGAACGCGTCCCCCGAGGCACCCCGCTCACCTCTGGCCCCACACGCCCCGCACGCTCCACCTCCTCCAAAGCCGCCTCCTTCCCGCAGCCGGGCGGGCCCTGGACCGATGACGGAGCGGTCGAGTACACCGTCGGCCGGGTGTTCTTCACCTATCAGGGGCGTACGGCCTCCTGCTCCGGTGACGCGGTCACCAGCGCCAACAAGAGCACCGTGCTCACCGCCGGGCACTGCGTGAAACTCAACGGCTCCTGGCACACCGACTGGGTCTTCGTCCCCGGGTACCACGACGGCCAGGCCCCGTACGGCAGGTGGACGGCGAGCAAAACCCTGAGCACGCCCCAGTGGACGGCGAGCGAGAACATCAACTACGACATCGGCGCGGCCGTCGTCGCCCCGGCCGGCGGCAACCGGCTGACCGATGTCGTCGGCGGCCAGGGCGTGGCGTTCAACACCGGCTACAACAAGCCGATGTACGCCTTCGGTTACCCGGCCGCGGCCCCGTACGACGGCACCAAGCTGATCTACTGCAGCGGCAACACCATGAAGGACCCGCTGTTCTCCACCGACCACGGCATGGCCTGCAACATGACCGGCGGCTCCAGCGGCGGCCCCTGGTTCACGGACTTCGACGAGTCCGCCGGTGCGGGCCTGCAGTCCTCGGTGAACAGCTTCGGCTACACCTTCCTGCCCAACAGGATGTTCGGGCCGTACTTCGGTGACGACGCGAAGAACCTCTACAACGAGGCCCAGTCCTCCTGA
- a CDS encoding PhzF family phenazine biosynthesis isomerase: protein MTAPDVEILRYTAFSDDPAGGNPAGVVLDATGLDDAAMTAVAARLGYSETAFLTAPPEGLGEPGRAFTVRYFSPLAEVSFCGHATVAASVALAERTGPGDLLLATRVGTVPVTVEQRDGALRATLTSVEPRIEDVSRADLTEALAALDWSVADLDPALPPRIAYAGARHLVLAAATRERLADLDYDFDRLAALMRRLDLTTLQLVWRESEFIFHARDPFPVGGVVEDPATGAAAAALGAYARTLGLVTAPATLTVHQGHDLGRPGLLTVELRDGDPRSHVSGTATAIPDAA, encoded by the coding sequence ATGACCGCCCCGGACGTCGAGATCCTGCGCTACACCGCCTTCTCCGACGACCCCGCGGGCGGGAACCCGGCCGGTGTCGTCCTGGACGCCACCGGCCTGGACGACGCCGCCATGACGGCCGTGGCCGCCCGCCTCGGCTACTCCGAGACCGCCTTCCTCACGGCACCCCCGGAGGGCCTGGGCGAGCCCGGCCGCGCCTTCACGGTGCGCTACTTCAGCCCGCTGGCCGAGGTGTCCTTCTGCGGGCACGCCACGGTCGCCGCCTCCGTCGCGCTGGCCGAGCGGACCGGCCCGGGCGATCTGCTCCTCGCCACCCGCGTGGGGACCGTACCGGTGACGGTGGAGCAGCGGGACGGCGCCCTGCGCGCCACCCTCACCAGCGTCGAACCGCGCATCGAGGACGTCTCGCGCGCCGACCTCACCGAGGCGCTGGCCGCCCTTGACTGGTCCGTCGCCGACCTGGACCCGGCGCTGCCGCCCCGTATCGCCTACGCGGGCGCCCGGCACCTGGTCCTGGCCGCCGCCACCCGCGAGCGCCTGGCCGACCTCGACTACGACTTCGACCGGCTCGCCGCCCTGATGCGCCGACTGGACCTGACCACCCTCCAACTGGTCTGGCGGGAGAGCGAGTTCATCTTCCACGCCCGCGACCCGTTCCCGGTCGGCGGGGTGGTCGAGGACCCGGCCACCGGCGCGGCGGCAGCGGCGCTCGGCGCGTACGCCAGGACGCTGGGCCTGGTCACCGCGCCGGCCACGCTCACCGTCCACCAGGGCCACGACCTCGGCCGGCCGGGGCTGCTCACCGTCGAGCTGCGCGACGGCGATCCGCGCTCGCACGTGAGCGGAACCGCCACCGCCATCCCGGACGCCGCGTAA
- a CDS encoding DUF4429 domain-containing protein yields MAELMVRDGTWVFDGDVVRIVPGRERGVHRLRQDLGEVSVPLAALAGIAYEPARKGGRLRLRLRDGADPLLYVTGGGLPADANPYQVAVDPGRSGVAEYFADEVRQALAIGQVPDGPADRYLLPGPAVPLLATGVDGTATFDGDRVHIDWRWYTSEAKKQAGARDFTLAELEGVEWRAAVGLESGFLRFRPKGVAPHPEPEHDPNSIELWGFKKESGTTALLAAAVAARLPHPSGKAGTGTDAGTDAVAGSRPAPVLSKATDADDDSSGSGGGTGGGEDHDALLRRLRELGELHRDGILTAEEFASAKSAVLKRFHTP; encoded by the coding sequence ATGGCGGAACTGATGGTGCGCGACGGCACATGGGTCTTCGACGGCGACGTCGTACGGATCGTCCCCGGCCGGGAGCGCGGGGTGCACCGGCTGCGGCAGGACCTCGGCGAGGTGTCCGTACCACTGGCGGCCCTGGCCGGCATCGCCTACGAACCGGCCCGCAAGGGAGGCCGGCTGCGGCTGCGCCTGCGGGACGGCGCGGACCCCCTGCTGTACGTCACCGGCGGCGGGCTGCCGGCTGACGCCAACCCGTACCAGGTGGCCGTGGACCCCGGGCGCTCCGGCGTCGCGGAGTACTTCGCCGACGAGGTGCGGCAGGCACTGGCGATCGGGCAGGTGCCGGACGGGCCGGCCGACCGCTACCTGCTGCCCGGGCCCGCCGTGCCGCTGCTGGCCACCGGGGTGGACGGGACAGCGACCTTCGACGGCGACCGGGTCCACATCGACTGGCGATGGTACACCAGCGAGGCCAAGAAGCAGGCGGGCGCCCGGGACTTCACGCTCGCCGAGCTGGAGGGGGTGGAGTGGCGGGCCGCCGTCGGGCTGGAGTCCGGCTTTCTGCGCTTCCGTCCGAAGGGCGTGGCACCCCATCCCGAGCCGGAGCACGATCCCAACAGCATCGAACTGTGGGGCTTCAAGAAGGAGAGCGGCACCACCGCGCTGCTGGCGGCGGCGGTCGCGGCACGGCTGCCGCACCCGTCGGGGAAGGCGGGTACCGGTACGGACGCGGGTACGGACGCCGTGGCCGGTTCCCGGCCGGCGCCCGTGTTGAGCAAAGCCACCGATGCGGACGATGATTCCAGTGGTAGCGGGGGCGGCACTGGTGGCGGCGAGGATCACGACGCGCTGCTGCGCCGGCTGCGGGAGCTGGGTGAGCTGCACCGCGACGGCATTCTGACCGCCGAGGAGTTCGCTTCCGCCAAGTCCGCCGTCCTCAAACGGTTCCACACCCCGTAG
- a CDS encoding alkaline phosphatase D family protein codes for MTHRGRHAQDAPHDQQLRAAAAHLGRRRFLTVTGAAATLAFATNLPGTGTAYAAEADPRKIVRNPFTLGVASGDPLPGSVVLWTRLAPSPYEPGNGMPDAPVAVRWEIAHDERFRRLAGRGVARAHPEFNHSVHVEATGLAPGRAYHYRFRAGDWTSPVGRTRTAPAPGARPAGMKLAAVSCQAYHDGYFTAYRHLAQEDVDVVFHLGDYLYEYPVNSAGGARKYTDRVLPGHFNRETVTLEDYRLRYALYKSDPDLRAAHAAHPFVVTWDDHEVENNYAGDISEDGLPPAEFLVRRAAAYRAYWENQPLRRPQRPHGPNLRLHRRIHYGRLAQFDILDTRQYRSDQAYGDGWHAPGPESDNPARTMTGAAQERWLIEGWRGSRALWNVLPQQVTFAQRRDSTGPGYQVSMDAWDGYPASRARVLAGARAAGADNLVVLTGDVHVHYAMDIKRDFREEKSAVAGVEFVTTSIASGKDGADRPANWGKLMAANPHMKFYNGRRGYVTVTLDREKARADYRTVPFVTRPGAPVTTAASFVTEAGAPGLKPA; via the coding sequence ATGACCCACAGAGGTCGGCACGCACAGGACGCACCCCATGACCAGCAGCTCCGGGCCGCCGCCGCACACCTGGGCCGCCGCCGCTTCCTGACCGTCACCGGCGCCGCGGCCACCCTCGCCTTCGCCACCAACCTGCCGGGCACCGGCACCGCGTACGCCGCCGAGGCCGACCCCAGGAAGATCGTCCGCAACCCCTTCACGCTCGGAGTCGCCTCCGGCGATCCGCTGCCCGGCTCCGTCGTCCTGTGGACCCGGCTGGCCCCGAGCCCGTACGAGCCGGGCAACGGCATGCCGGACGCACCGGTCGCCGTCCGCTGGGAGATCGCCCACGACGAGCGCTTCCGGCGGCTCGCGGGGCGCGGAGTGGCCCGTGCGCACCCGGAGTTCAACCACAGCGTGCATGTCGAGGCCACCGGCCTGGCCCCCGGACGCGCGTACCACTACCGCTTCCGGGCCGGTGACTGGACCAGCCCCGTCGGCCGTACCCGCACCGCGCCCGCGCCCGGCGCCCGGCCCGCCGGGATGAAGCTGGCGGCCGTCTCCTGCCAGGCGTACCACGACGGGTATTTCACCGCCTACCGGCACCTGGCGCAGGAGGACGTCGATGTCGTCTTCCACCTCGGCGACTATCTGTACGAGTACCCGGTGAACTCCGCCGGCGGCGCCCGGAAGTACACCGACCGCGTACTGCCCGGCCACTTCAACCGGGAGACCGTCACGCTGGAGGACTACCGGCTGCGCTACGCGCTCTACAAGTCCGACCCCGACCTGCGGGCCGCGCACGCCGCCCACCCCTTCGTCGTCACCTGGGACGACCACGAGGTCGAGAACAACTACGCGGGTGACATCAGCGAGGACGGCCTGCCGCCCGCCGAGTTCCTGGTCCGCAGGGCCGCCGCCTACCGCGCGTACTGGGAGAACCAGCCGCTGCGCCGCCCGCAGCGCCCGCACGGGCCGAACCTGCGGCTCCACCGGCGCATCCACTACGGGCGGCTGGCGCAGTTCGACATCCTGGACACCCGGCAGTACCGCTCCGACCAGGCGTACGGCGACGGCTGGCACGCGCCGGGACCGGAGTCGGACAACCCGGCGCGCACGATGACCGGCGCCGCACAGGAGCGCTGGCTGATCGAGGGCTGGCGCGGCTCGCGGGCGCTGTGGAACGTCCTGCCGCAGCAGGTCACCTTCGCACAGCGGCGGGACTCCACCGGGCCCGGGTACCAGGTCAGCATGGATGCCTGGGACGGCTATCCGGCCTCCCGCGCACGGGTCCTGGCGGGCGCGCGGGCCGCCGGGGCGGACAACCTCGTCGTCCTCACCGGGGATGTGCACGTCCATTACGCCATGGACATCAAGCGGGACTTCAGGGAGGAGAAGTCGGCCGTCGCAGGCGTCGAGTTCGTCACCACCTCGATCGCCAGCGGCAAGGACGGGGCCGACCGGCCGGCCAACTGGGGCAAGCTCATGGCGGCCAACCCGCACATGAAGTTCTACAACGGGCGCCGCGGCTATGTGACCGTCACGCTCGACCGGGAGAAGGCCCGTGCCGACTACCGGACCGTTCCCTTCGTCACCCGGCCCGGCGCGCCGGTCACCACCGCCGCCTCGTTCGTCACCGAGGCCGGCGCCCCGGGACTGAAACCCGCGTGA
- a CDS encoding multidrug effflux MFS transporter: MTDPGSRPAEPQDSPPIVEREAAAAPSPPAPSPSAPAARRTSLLVTFALGGLSAVPPLSMDMYLPALPEVTTALHSPAATVQLTLTTCLAGMALGQMIVGPMSDKWGRRRPLLAGMVIYVLATALCALAPNAELLIACRLAQGLAGAAGIVIARAVVRDLYDGVAMARFFSTLMLISGVAPVVAPLIGGQILQVTDWRGVFVVLTVVGVLLTLLVWRTLEETLPPGRRQSGGLGGTLRTMRDLLADRAFAGYLLVGAFAFAALFAYIAASPFVMQEIYGASPQVFSLLFGINSVGLVVVGQINGKVLVGRVSLDRVLGIGLVVITVAAVALLLMASGVFGTVGLVPMAAGLFVLMAAMGLVMPSTNTLALLRTPHAAGSASALLGTSTFLLGSVASPLVGIAGEDTAVPMALVQLACGVLALVCFLGMCRPWQRGESAMDEQATDERITDEPAPVEPATDGPAADKQPAGQQATERTRS, encoded by the coding sequence ATGACGGACCCCGGCTCCCGCCCGGCCGAGCCCCAGGACAGCCCTCCGATAGTTGAGCGGGAGGCGGCAGCCGCGCCCTCGCCCCCCGCGCCCTCACCCTCCGCGCCCGCCGCCCGCCGTACGAGCCTCCTGGTCACCTTCGCCCTCGGCGGCCTGAGCGCGGTACCGCCGCTCTCCATGGACATGTACCTCCCGGCCCTGCCGGAGGTCACCACCGCGCTGCACAGCCCGGCCGCCACCGTCCAGCTCACCCTGACCACCTGCCTGGCGGGCATGGCGCTGGGTCAGATGATCGTCGGCCCGATGAGCGACAAGTGGGGGCGCCGCCGCCCGCTGCTCGCCGGCATGGTGATCTATGTGCTGGCCACCGCCCTGTGCGCACTGGCCCCCAACGCCGAACTCCTCATCGCCTGCCGTCTCGCGCAGGGCCTGGCGGGCGCCGCCGGCATCGTCATCGCGCGGGCGGTGGTCCGCGACCTGTACGACGGCGTGGCGATGGCCCGCTTCTTCTCCACCCTCATGCTCATCTCCGGCGTCGCGCCCGTCGTGGCACCGCTGATCGGCGGTCAGATCCTCCAGGTCACCGACTGGCGCGGCGTCTTCGTCGTCCTGACCGTGGTCGGGGTGCTGCTCACCCTCCTGGTCTGGCGCACGCTGGAGGAGACCCTGCCGCCCGGGCGACGGCAGTCCGGCGGGCTGGGCGGGACCCTGCGCACCATGCGCGACCTGCTCGCCGACCGTGCCTTCGCCGGCTATCTGCTCGTCGGTGCCTTCGCCTTCGCCGCGCTCTTCGCGTACATCGCCGCCTCGCCCTTCGTGATGCAGGAGATCTACGGGGCCTCACCGCAGGTCTTCAGCCTGCTCTTCGGCATCAACTCGGTCGGGCTGGTGGTCGTCGGGCAGATCAACGGCAAGGTGCTGGTGGGCCGGGTGAGCCTGGACCGGGTGCTGGGCATCGGGCTGGTGGTCATCACGGTTGCGGCGGTGGCCCTGCTGCTGATGGCCTCGGGCGTCTTCGGCACGGTCGGGCTGGTGCCCATGGCGGCCGGGCTGTTCGTCCTGATGGCCGCGATGGGCCTGGTCATGCCCAGTACGAACACCCTGGCACTGCTGCGTACGCCGCACGCGGCCGGGTCCGCCTCGGCGCTCCTGGGTACCTCCACCTTCCTGTTGGGCTCGGTCGCCTCCCCGCTCGTGGGCATCGCGGGCGAGGACACCGCCGTGCCGATGGCGCTGGTGCAGCTCGCGTGCGGCGTGTTGGCGCTGGTGTGCTTCCTGGGGATGTGCCGTCCGTGGCAGCGTGGCGAGTCCGCCATGGACGAGCAGGCCACGGACGAGCGGATCACGGACGAGCCGGCCCCGGTCGAGCCCGCCACGGACGGGCCGGCCGCGGACAAGCAGCCCGCGGGACAACAGGCCACGGAGAGGACCAGGAGCTGA
- a CDS encoding serine hydrolase domain-containing protein, producing the protein MLRDGTPAEAGLDPLWTDRLVRGVRELPEGRDPWCAGVVVLAGRGPVVAVQEAAGRAVRYERYDPGAGRGVELPPKEQEPTRVGTVFDLASLTKLCTAVAALQQAERGTLGLDSEVAGWLPAVAPGITVRHLLTHTSGLRPELPFYAHPGRRNQLALLWRETAAPQVPPGGPYLYSDLNLIVLQLVLEKITGRRLDRLVREGITGPLGMDHTAYGPLAPAGVAATEDQRRPWAKADRGPLRGEVHDENAWALGGVAGHAGLFSTARDLAVLCRALLNGGTYGTARILGPRSVAALLDPPGLGFRVDQPSFMGELAGRGAAGHTGFTGTSLVLDRATDTFLVLLANTVHPRRGSGDSTPRAAAATRLARAAGIRTAR; encoded by the coding sequence GTGCTGCGCGACGGCACTCCGGCCGAGGCCGGGCTGGATCCGCTCTGGACCGACCGGCTCGTACGGGGCGTACGCGAACTGCCCGAGGGGCGGGACCCCTGGTGCGCGGGCGTGGTCGTCCTGGCCGGGCGGGGCCCGGTGGTGGCGGTCCAGGAGGCGGCGGGCCGGGCGGTGCGCTACGAGAGGTACGACCCGGGCGCCGGGCGCGGGGTGGAGCTGCCGCCCAAGGAACAGGAGCCCACGCGGGTCGGCACCGTCTTCGACCTGGCCTCGCTGACCAAGCTGTGCACCGCCGTCGCCGCCCTCCAGCAGGCCGAGCGGGGGACGCTCGGGCTGGACTCCGAGGTCGCCGGGTGGCTGCCGGCCGTCGCCCCGGGGATCACGGTCCGCCACCTGCTCACCCACACCTCCGGCCTCCGCCCCGAGCTGCCCTTCTACGCACACCCCGGCCGCCGGAACCAGCTCGCGCTGCTGTGGCGGGAGACGGCGGCCCCCCAGGTGCCGCCCGGCGGCCCGTACCTCTACTCCGACCTCAACCTCATCGTCCTGCAACTGGTGCTGGAGAAGATCACCGGGCGGCGGCTGGACCGTCTCGTCCGCGAGGGGATCACCGGCCCGCTGGGCATGGACCATACGGCGTACGGGCCGCTGGCCCCGGCCGGGGTGGCCGCGACCGAGGACCAGCGGCGGCCCTGGGCGAAGGCGGACCGCGGCCCGCTGCGCGGCGAGGTGCACGACGAGAACGCCTGGGCGCTGGGCGGCGTCGCCGGGCACGCCGGGCTGTTCTCCACGGCCCGGGACCTGGCGGTGCTGTGCCGGGCGCTGCTCAACGGCGGCACGTACGGCACGGCGCGCATCCTCGGGCCGCGGTCGGTGGCGGCGCTGCTGGACCCGCCGGGCCTGGGCTTCCGGGTCGACCAGCCGTCCTTCATGGGTGAGTTGGCCGGGCGCGGCGCGGCGGGGCACACCGGGTTCACCGGGACGAGCCTGGTGCTGGACCGGGCGACGGACACCTTCCTGGTGCTGCTCGCCAACACGGTGCACCCCCGGCGCGGAAGCGGTGACAGCACACCTCGGGCCGCGGCGGCCACCCGGCTGGCCAGGGCGGCGGGCATCCGTACGGCCCGGTAA